DNA sequence from the Amycolatopsis sp. Hca4 genome:
AACAGCGCGGCCGACGGCGACTTCGTGACACTGGCCAGGTAGATCGACCCGACCTGCTGCAGGACGACGAACCCGACGGCGGCGACGACGGCCCCCTTGACGGCACTGCGCAGCGCGACCTGTTCCCGCGGCAGCCGGGCGATCACCCAGAGGAAGACGAGGGTGTTCGCGGCGAGCCCGAGCACGATGGTGGCCCCGCGCAGCAGGACGATCGCCCAGGTGGCGTGTTCGAGCCCGACGAGTTCCAGCAGGAACTGGCCGACCCCACTGCCGACGGCGGTCAGCGCGAAGGAGACGACGAGCGCAACCCCGAGCCCGATCAGCGCAACGAGGTCTTTGAGCGTCTGCTTGACGATCGGCTGCGGCTGCTTCTCCTGGCCCCACTGCGCGGTGAGGGCGTCCCGCAGGTTCGACATCCAGCCGATGCCGGAGTAGAGGGCGATGAGGAGGCCGAAGACCCCGATCCCGCCCCCGGAGTCGAGCGCGCCCTTGACGATGCCGTTGACGAGGTCCTTGAGGCCCTCCGGCACGGAGTTGTTGATCCCGTCGGTGATCTTCGTGATGATCGTCTGGTCGTGGTTGACGACGAGCCCGACAACGGCGAAGGCGACCATGAAGAGCGGGAAGACGGAGAGAACGCTGAAGTAGGTGATGGCGGCGGCGTAGTGGTTGCCGTACCGCTCGGTGAAGGCGTCGTTGGCCCGGATCAGGTGATCGAGCCACGGGTACTTCCGGCGCAAGCGGGGAAGCAGCTTTTCCTTCTCTTCGTTCGCCACCGTGAAACGCTAACCACGCTTGGTGAACCCCGCAACGCGAGCGGGTGACGAGGGGGAGATCGGGGTTGTGCTGGGCGCTCGGCTGCCGGCTGCGCTGCCGCTCGGGAAAGCTCGCGCAGGCCACGCGCCATCACCCGCCTCGCCGGGCCCTGCTCGGTCTTGTCCACAAAGTTGGCCGGCTGTGGACAGCTGGCTCGTTTCGGCCGCGAAAGCCGGGTTTTTCGGTGGGCGCCGATAGACTGGACTTGGGCACGCCCCGTTACCTTTTTCCTGGCTCCCGGCCAGGGAGTTGTGGTCACCAGGTCCAGCATGGCGTGTTTCTTGGCCTGGACGCCGGCAAAGACAACCACCACGCCGTCGGCCTGGGCCCCGACGGCAACCGGCTGCACGACGCCCCGCTGCCCAACACCGAACCCAAACCGCGAGCCCTGTTCGACAAGCTCGCCGCGCACGGATCACTGCTGGTCGTGGTGGATCAACCCGCCACGATCGGGGCGTTGCCGGTCGCCCGTGCCGCCGGACACCAGGTCGCCTACCTGCCCGGGCTGGCGATGCGCCGCATCGCCGACCTCTACCCCGGCCGCGCCAAAACCGACGCCCGGGACGCGTTCGTCATCGCCGACGCCGCCCGCTCCCTGCGACCCGTGGATGTCGGCGACGACGCCCTGGCCGAACTGGAGGTGCTGGTCGGGTTCGACGACGACCTCGCCGGCGAAGCCACCCGCATCAGCAACCGCATCCGCGGCCTGCTGATCTGCCTGGCCCGCCACCGCTGCGACGTCCTCTACGCCATGCTCCGAAACGGCACCCACTACCGCCATCCCGAATCGGCTCCAGCCCCTGCCGCGGCTTGACAGCCCCATAGGGACACCCCCCAGGGAAGGGCGGGGAGTTTCCGGAGGTCTGTGCCGCGGCCGGGCGCAGTTCAAGTGAGAGCGCCGCCGGCCGGCGGGCCGTCGAGGAGGGTCAGCTTCACCGCACCGGCGGGAGGAAACCGATCCGCTGGTACGTCTCGGCCAGCGTCTTCGACGCCACCTCGCGGGCGCGCTCGGCGCCCGCCGCGAGGACCTTGTCCAGCTCCGCCACGTCGTCCAAATAGGACTTCGCGCGCTCCTGGATCGGGGTCACCCACTCGACGAACACCTCGCCGAGGTCCTTCTTCAGGTCGCCGTAGCCCTTGCCCTCGTACGCCGCTTCGAGGTCCGGGATCGTGCGGTCGGTCAGGGCCGAGTAGATCGTCAGCAGGTTCGACACGCCCGCCTTGTTCTCCACGTCGAACTTGACTTCGCGGCCCGTGTCGGTGACCGCCGAGCGGATCTTCTTCGCCGAGCGCTTCGGGTCCTCGAGCAGCTCGATGATGCCGTTGACGTTGGACGCCGACTTGCTCATCTTGGCCGTCGGTTCCTGGAGGTCGTAGATCTTCGCCGTGTCCTTGATGATGTACGGCTCCGGCACCACGAACGTCTTGCCCAGCCGGTTGTTGAAGCGCTGCGCGAGGTCGCGCGTCAGCTCCAGGTGCTGCCGCTGGTCCTCGCCGACCGGGACCGCGTCGGCCTGGTAGAGCAGGATGTCCGCCGCCTGCAGCACCGGGTACGTGAACAAGCCCACGCTGGAGCGGTCGGACCCCTGCTTCGCCGACTTGTCCTTGAACTGCGTCATCCGGCCGGCCTCGCCGAAGCCGGTCTGGCATTCGAGGACCCAGCTCAGCTGCGCGTGCTCCGGGACGTGGCTCTGCACGAACAGGGCACTGCGCTGCGGGTCGATGCCGATGGCGAGCAGCTGCGCGGCCGAGACGCGGGTGCGCTGCCGC
Encoded proteins:
- the yhjD gene encoding inner membrane protein YhjD; protein product: MANEEKEKLLPRLRRKYPWLDHLIRANDAFTERYGNHYAAAITYFSVLSVFPLFMVAFAVVGLVVNHDQTIITKITDGINNSVPEGLKDLVNGIVKGALDSGGGIGVFGLLIALYSGIGWMSNLRDALTAQWGQEKQPQPIVKQTLKDLVALIGLGVALVVSFALTAVGSGVGQFLLELVGLEHATWAIVLLRGATIVLGLAANTLVFLWVIARLPREQVALRSAVKGAVVAAVGFVVLQQVGSIYLASVTKSPSAALFGPVIGLLVFANLVSRFLLLITAWTATAKENERTVIAPPPPVRLEQSVTVQRGPGLGAVAGAFSAGALLAWLGGRRRS
- the trpS gene encoding tryptophan--tRNA ligase yields the protein MSEEQTVAAERRPRVLSGIQPTADSFHLGNYLGALRQWVKLQDTHETFYSVVDLHAITVEQDPKVLRQRTRVSAAQLLAIGIDPQRSALFVQSHVPEHAQLSWVLECQTGFGEAGRMTQFKDKSAKQGSDRSSVGLFTYPVLQAADILLYQADAVPVGEDQRQHLELTRDLAQRFNNRLGKTFVVPEPYIIKDTAKIYDLQEPTAKMSKSASNVNGIIELLEDPKRSAKKIRSAVTDTGREVKFDVENKAGVSNLLTIYSALTDRTIPDLEAAYEGKGYGDLKKDLGEVFVEWVTPIQERAKSYLDDVAELDKVLAAGAERAREVASKTLAETYQRIGFLPPVR